The Halobacterium litoreum genome includes a region encoding these proteins:
- a CDS encoding Cdc6/Cdc18 family protein, translating into MITDARAFQQEFVPQELYHRDGEIDALTSTLQPLADGVAGGDAFIFGPSGTGKTTLARHVVELLQRENLTLTSTYLNAMSNSSRADAFRALANDAGVANDLRRDGTPASAFADRLREIDGQVIAIVDEVHVLDDYRTLQSLWEMRNLTLLMVCLDEDRLFAEFDGQLQSRFGSARTIRLDRYSIEEMTAILRGRVKAGLQPGVIRDDTLRYIADLAAGDARRGIALLRASVEHAVDDERDEITADVVEAAKESARGAVRQSRVRRLGTDKRLLYEIIRDAGDLDGGTLHARYEDRAQDPVARGTRRKYLARLEEYDLIASEGNGRGKTYAYPHQ; encoded by the coding sequence ATGATTACCGACGCCCGCGCCTTCCAGCAGGAGTTCGTCCCGCAGGAGCTCTACCATCGAGACGGTGAAATCGACGCACTCACGTCTACACTCCAGCCGCTCGCCGACGGCGTAGCCGGTGGCGACGCCTTCATCTTCGGACCCTCAGGAACCGGAAAGACGACGCTCGCACGCCACGTCGTCGAACTACTCCAGCGCGAGAACCTCACGCTCACCTCCACGTACCTGAACGCGATGAGCAACTCCAGTCGCGCCGACGCGTTCCGGGCGTTGGCGAACGACGCGGGCGTCGCCAACGACCTCCGCCGGGACGGGACGCCGGCCTCCGCGTTCGCCGACCGGCTCCGGGAGATCGACGGGCAGGTCATCGCTATCGTGGACGAAGTCCACGTCCTCGACGACTACCGGACCCTCCAGTCGCTCTGGGAGATGCGGAACCTCACCCTCCTGATGGTCTGTCTCGACGAGGACCGACTGTTCGCCGAGTTCGACGGCCAACTCCAGAGCCGATTCGGGTCCGCGCGAACGATACGGCTCGACCGGTACAGCATCGAGGAGATGACCGCCATCCTGCGAGGGCGCGTGAAGGCCGGCCTCCAGCCGGGTGTCATCCGCGACGACACGCTCCGGTACATCGCGGACCTCGCGGCCGGCGACGCCCGCCGCGGCATCGCCCTACTCCGGGCTTCGGTCGAGCACGCCGTCGACGACGAACGCGACGAGATTACTGCCGACGTGGTCGAGGCCGCGAAAGAATCAGCGCGTGGTGCCGTCCGGCAGAGTCGCGTCCGACGGCTCGGGACGGACAAGCGCCTGCTCTATGAAATTATTCGCGACGCGGGCGACCTCGACGGCGGCACGCTCCACGCGCGCTACGAGGATCGCGCCCAGGACCCCGTGGCTCGCGGCACCCGACGGAAGTACCTCGCGCGCCTCGAAGAATACGACCTCATCGCCTCAGAGGGCAACGGCCGCGGGAAGACGTACGCCTACCCGCACCAGTAG
- a CDS encoding Cap15 family cyclic dinucleotide receptor domain-containing protein, protein MHPYSSPGSRWRKVGYLMLFAVLFTWFYQASLVGLFEKLPLLSEDTLPPGLPTLSIFTLTYIIWDRYLWRFPVIRKFTSMPDLNGEWYGGLQSSYEQTTMGDFQADGGTEKHGPKMTIDQTWTSIQVTIEFKNSVSSSQTASIMHDMTTPVLRLTYQNRPTGDSQESMTIHEGTNDLHLRQQGDERFLEGKYYTDEHRNNHGQVRFKQDERSLGQQILD, encoded by the coding sequence ATGCATCCGTATTCAAGTCCGGGTTCGAGGTGGAGAAAGGTGGGCTATTTGATGCTATTTGCTGTCCTCTTCACTTGGTTCTACCAGGCTAGTTTGGTAGGCCTTTTCGAAAAATTGCCATTACTGTCAGAAGACACCCTACCGCCGGGCCTTCCTACACTATCTATATTCACATTAACATACATTATCTGGGACCGGTATCTCTGGCGATTCCCAGTCATTCGGAAATTTACTTCTATGCCTGATTTAAACGGAGAATGGTATGGAGGATTGCAATCCTCGTATGAACAAACCACAATGGGCGACTTCCAAGCTGATGGAGGAACGGAAAAACACGGGCCAAAAATGACGATTGATCAGACCTGGACCAGTATTCAGGTGACAATAGAATTCAAGAACTCTGTGTCCTCGAGTCAAACTGCGTCTATAATGCACGATATGACGACACCCGTTCTTAGACTCACATATCAAAACCGACCGACGGGTGATTCACAGGAATCGATGACCATCCACGAGGGTACCAACGACCTTCATCTACGACAACAGGGTGATGAGAGATTCCTTGAGGGGAAATACTACACAGATGAGCATCGCAACAACCATGGCCAAGTTCGCTTCAAACAGGACGAGCGAAGCTTGGGACAACAGATTTTAGATTAG
- a CDS encoding tyrosine-type recombinase/integrase, with the protein MQMEDHNEDDGRKVWLTEEEADQFLDAADDTQQCIAFGLGLRCGLRCKEIVDATPRDVTDGPAGTFLRVEHGKGGKYRETPLPQDLATTIQTVGDLRDEPDDVPLVDVSTRTVERWVESARDDLAEHEDDGWTYLTPHDLRRTWGTLLCEREVEPGLVMEYGGWEDWDTFREHYLGQYSVKAQQRAREKVPWL; encoded by the coding sequence ATGCAGATGGAAGACCACAACGAGGACGACGGGCGCAAAGTCTGGCTCACCGAGGAGGAAGCCGACCAGTTCCTCGACGCCGCCGACGACACCCAGCAGTGCATCGCGTTCGGCCTCGGCCTCCGCTGCGGCCTGCGCTGCAAGGAAATCGTCGACGCCACCCCGCGCGACGTGACCGACGGCCCCGCCGGGACGTTCCTGCGCGTGGAGCACGGCAAGGGCGGCAAGTATCGCGAGACGCCACTCCCTCAGGACCTCGCGACGACCATCCAGACGGTCGGCGACCTCCGCGACGAGCCCGACGACGTCCCACTCGTCGATGTCTCGACGCGCACGGTCGAGCGGTGGGTCGAAAGCGCCCGTGACGACCTCGCCGAGCACGAGGACGACGGCTGGACGTATCTCACGCCCCACGACCTCCGGCGGACGTGGGGCACGCTCCTCTGCGAGCGCGAGGTCGAGCCCGGACTCGTGATGGAGTACGGCGGCTGGGAGGACTGGGACACGTTCCGTGAGCACTACCTCGGTCAGTACAGCGTGAAGGCTCAGCAGCGAGCACGCGAGAAAGTGCCGTGGCTCTGA